The following coding sequences lie in one Bordetella genomosp. 9 genomic window:
- a CDS encoding nitrite/sulfite reductase translates to MYVYDPIDQQLVEERVAQFRDQTQRFLAGELSEDDFRTLRLQNGLYIQRHAPMLRVAIPYGMLTSRQLRMLGHIARKYDRGYGHFSTRQNMQFNWPRLEDVPDILAELATVQMHAIQTSGNCIRNTTTDHFAGVAPDEVTNPLVWCEIIRQWSMFHPEFAFLPRKFKIAVSGAHEDRAAVGVHDIGLQALEQDGQVGFRVWVGGGLGRTPIVGKLIKPFVAWQDLLTYLQAILRVYNLHGRRDNKYKARIKILVKDLTPEVFAQQVEQEWGYLKDGPNKLTQADLDKIASRFTWPDYDPAAGHEHDPTDTLAQADPAFGRWLRKNVHPHRVAGYAAVTLSLKPTGTPPGDVTADQMDAIADLADAYSFGEMRVSHEQNLILPDVRRSKLYELWNALKPLKLATPNIGLLTNIISCPGGDFCALANAVSIPVAEAIQRRFDDLDYLFEVGELDLNISGCINACGHHHVGHIGILGVDKAGEEWYQVTIGGRQNGAGDNLEDVDPQRAGGAAIGRIIGPSFARDEVPGVVETLIRTYLRLRDSEAERFVDVVARVGIDPFKIDVYGDAERQKTGEAAHA, encoded by the coding sequence ATGTACGTGTATGACCCCATAGACCAGCAACTGGTCGAAGAACGGGTGGCGCAATTCCGCGATCAGACCCAGCGTTTCCTGGCCGGCGAATTGTCCGAGGATGACTTCCGGACACTGCGGCTGCAGAACGGCCTGTATATCCAACGCCATGCGCCGATGCTGCGCGTGGCCATCCCGTACGGCATGCTCACATCCCGCCAGTTGCGCATGCTGGGCCACATCGCCCGCAAATACGATCGCGGCTATGGGCACTTCAGCACCCGCCAGAACATGCAGTTCAATTGGCCCCGCCTCGAAGACGTGCCCGACATCCTGGCCGAACTGGCCACCGTGCAGATGCACGCCATCCAGACCAGCGGCAACTGCATCCGCAATACGACCACGGACCACTTCGCCGGCGTGGCGCCGGACGAGGTGACCAATCCCCTGGTCTGGTGCGAGATCATCCGCCAATGGTCCATGTTCCATCCGGAGTTCGCCTTTCTGCCGCGCAAGTTCAAGATCGCCGTCAGCGGCGCGCATGAGGACCGCGCCGCCGTGGGCGTGCACGACATCGGCCTGCAGGCGCTGGAGCAGGATGGCCAGGTCGGCTTCCGCGTATGGGTGGGCGGCGGTCTGGGCCGTACCCCCATCGTCGGCAAGCTGATCAAGCCATTCGTCGCCTGGCAGGACCTGCTGACCTATCTGCAGGCCATTCTGCGGGTGTACAACCTGCACGGCCGCCGCGACAACAAGTACAAGGCCCGCATCAAGATCCTGGTCAAGGACCTGACGCCGGAGGTCTTCGCACAACAGGTCGAACAGGAGTGGGGCTATCTGAAGGACGGCCCGAACAAGCTGACGCAGGCGGACCTGGACAAGATCGCCAGCCGCTTCACCTGGCCCGACTACGACCCGGCGGCCGGGCACGAACACGATCCCACCGATACGCTGGCGCAGGCCGACCCGGCCTTCGGCCGCTGGCTGCGCAAGAACGTGCATCCGCATCGCGTCGCGGGATACGCCGCGGTCACCCTGTCGCTGAAGCCCACCGGCACGCCGCCCGGGGACGTGACCGCCGACCAGATGGACGCGATCGCCGACTTGGCCGACGCCTATTCCTTCGGCGAGATGCGCGTCTCCCACGAGCAGAACCTGATCCTGCCCGACGTCCGCCGCAGCAAGCTGTATGAGCTGTGGAACGCGCTCAAGCCGCTGAAGCTCGCCACCCCGAATATCGGTCTGCTGACCAACATCATCTCCTGTCCGGGCGGCGATTTCTGCGCGCTGGCCAACGCCGTTTCGATTCCGGTCGCCGAGGCCATCCAGCGCCGCTTCGACGATCTGGACTATCTGTTCGAAGTCGGCGAACTGGATCTGAACATCTCGGGCTGCATCAACGCCTGCGGCCACCATCACGTCGGCCACATCGGCATCCTTGGCGTGGACAAGGCCGGCGAGGAGTGGTACCAGGTCACCATCGGCGGCCGCCAGAACGGCGCCGGCGACAACCTGGAAGACGTCGACCCCCAGCGCGCCGGCGGCGCGGCCATCGGCCGCATCATCGGCCCGTCGTTCGCGCGCGATGAAGTGCCCGGCGTGGTCGAGACCCTGATCCGCACCTACCTGCGCCTGCGCGACAGCGAGGCGGAACGTTTCGTAGACGTGGTCGCGCGCGTCGGTATCGATCCCTTCAAGATTGACGTGTACGGCGATGCCGAGCGTCAGAAAACCGGAGAGGCCGCCCATGCCTGA
- a CDS encoding DUF934 domain-containing protein: protein MPDTQPVHNLIRYGRLTADTSRRFEPAPDGGALLPPDEPDWIVPLQTWLASRDDLRRRQHPVAILLGPDADPDTLLENGARTIDPAGIAFIAIEFPVYTDGRGYSIAQILRTHLGWQGELRAIGDVLIDTVNYQARCGFDSFLVKPGHDPVKALKALKTFSHPHQRGYATPPEPQLHAA, encoded by the coding sequence ATGCCTGATACGCAGCCCGTCCACAACCTGATCCGCTACGGCCGGCTCACGGCCGATACGTCGCGCCGCTTCGAACCCGCCCCGGACGGCGGCGCCCTCCTGCCGCCGGACGAACCAGACTGGATCGTCCCCCTGCAGACCTGGCTGGCGTCGCGCGACGACCTGCGCAGGCGGCAACATCCGGTGGCCATCCTGCTCGGTCCGGACGCCGATCCGGACACACTGCTGGAAAACGGCGCGCGCACGATCGACCCGGCGGGCATCGCCTTCATCGCCATCGAGTTTCCGGTCTATACCGACGGCCGGGGCTATTCCATCGCACAGATCCTGCGCACCCACCTTGGCTGGCAAGGCGAGCTGCGGGCGATCGGCGACGTCCTGATCGATACCGTGAACTACCAGGCGCGCTGCGGATTCGACAGCTTCCTGGTCAAGCCGGGACACGATCCGGTCAAGGCGCTGAAGGCGCTGAAAACCTTCAGCCATCCCCACCAGCGCGGCTACGCCACGCCGCCGGAGCCTCAGCTGCACGCAGCCTGA
- a CDS encoding calcium:proton antiporter, with protein MGPSPYSLIAQEKYLLLAIVVGALAFALEAVYMDDTVRALVVSAVLVVTILGASMSVAHHAEVLARKVGDPYGTMILTLSAVLVEVIVLAMVILHTRADTLARDSIYSAVMLDINGTLGLAALIGGFKHGEQAYNDDSARTYTVMILSAMSIAMAVPEFVPARWWPVYGIFTVVVLVMLYGVFLRMQTGPHSYFFSYAYPEKKRRREIDPATQTSPLYSVAIMLIGVAVVGALAEPLSGALRRGLRDTHAPPALLALVVAVISAGPEILTALRAALANRMQSTVNIAMGASLSTVTLTVPVITVLALMFDLPLHMAMTPVQVVMTAITLIVAAINLNDGQTNAIEGMTHFALFLTFLMLTGLGL; from the coding sequence ATGGGCCCTTCTCCCTACTCCCTGATCGCACAAGAGAAATACCTGCTGCTCGCCATCGTCGTGGGCGCGCTGGCGTTCGCGCTGGAAGCCGTCTACATGGACGATACGGTGCGGGCCCTGGTGGTGTCGGCCGTCCTGGTCGTAACCATACTCGGGGCGTCGATGAGCGTGGCGCACCACGCCGAAGTTTTGGCCCGCAAGGTGGGCGACCCCTATGGCACGATGATCCTGACGCTGTCGGCCGTGCTGGTGGAAGTGATTGTGCTGGCGATGGTGATACTGCACACCCGCGCAGACACGCTGGCGCGCGACAGCATCTATTCGGCCGTCATGCTCGACATCAACGGCACGCTGGGGCTGGCCGCGCTGATCGGCGGCTTCAAGCACGGGGAACAGGCCTACAACGACGACTCCGCGCGCACCTACACCGTGATGATCCTGAGCGCCATGAGCATCGCCATGGCGGTGCCGGAATTCGTGCCCGCTCGCTGGTGGCCGGTATACGGCATCTTCACCGTCGTCGTGCTCGTCATGCTGTACGGCGTGTTCCTGCGCATGCAAACGGGCCCTCACAGTTATTTTTTCAGCTATGCCTATCCCGAGAAAAAACGCCGGCGCGAAATCGATCCCGCCACGCAGACCTCGCCGCTTTACTCGGTAGCGATCATGCTGATCGGCGTGGCGGTGGTGGGGGCGCTTGCCGAACCGTTGTCGGGCGCGCTGCGCCGCGGGCTGCGCGATACGCATGCGCCGCCGGCCTTGCTGGCGCTGGTCGTGGCCGTCATCTCGGCCGGACCGGAGATCCTGACCGCGCTGCGGGCGGCGCTGGCCAACCGCATGCAATCCACGGTGAACATCGCGATGGGCGCATCGCTGTCGACCGTGACGCTTACCGTACCGGTCATCACGGTGCTTGCGCTGATGTTCGACCTGCCGCTGCATATGGCGATGACGCCGGTGCAGGTAGTCATGACGGCCATTACGCTGATCGTGGCGGCCATCAATCTGAATGACGGCCAGACCAATGCCATCGAAGGGATGACGCACTTCGCGCTGTTCCTGACCTTTCTGATGTTGACCGGCCTGGGCCTGTAA
- a CDS encoding cytochrome c3 family protein, protein MPQIFDKAATLCVKLVLLGIVVLIGGTIALMAWQMQAPVMAEVAVAQPIPFSHRHHVGDDGIDCRYCHTSVERSASAGMPSTQICLSCHSVLFRDSPALAPLFESARTGEPIHWNRVYDLPDFVFFNHSIHVAKGMACVTCHGRVDRMPELVRQQRLDMQWCLDCHRAPDKHAVPPDQVFQMGDPPRLSHDEIERLRQVFRFESEARMTSCTTCHR, encoded by the coding sequence ATGCCACAGATCTTCGATAAAGCCGCGACCCTGTGCGTCAAGCTGGTACTGCTGGGTATCGTCGTATTGATCGGAGGGACCATTGCGCTCATGGCCTGGCAAATGCAGGCGCCTGTGATGGCGGAGGTCGCCGTGGCGCAGCCTATTCCTTTCAGCCACCGCCATCACGTCGGCGACGACGGGATCGATTGCCGCTATTGCCATACGTCGGTGGAACGATCGGCCTCGGCGGGCATGCCCTCCACGCAGATCTGCCTGAGCTGCCATTCCGTCCTGTTCCGCGATTCGCCGGCCCTGGCGCCCCTGTTCGAAAGCGCGCGCACCGGCGAGCCGATCCACTGGAATCGCGTCTACGACCTGCCGGACTTCGTTTTCTTCAACCACAGCATTCACGTGGCGAAAGGCATGGCCTGCGTGACCTGCCACGGGCGCGTCGACCGCATGCCCGAGTTGGTGCGTCAGCAGCGCCTGGACATGCAGTGGTGCCTGGACTGCCACCGCGCGCCGGACAAGCACGCGGTGCCGCCGGACCAGGTCTTTCAGATGGGCGACCCGCCCAGACTGTCGCACGATGAGATCGAGCGCTTGCGCCAGGTCTTTCGTTTCGAGAGCGAGGCCCGCATGACCAGTTGCACGACCTGTCATCGGTGA
- a CDS encoding 4Fe-4S dicluster domain-containing protein encodes MNRHAPFIPLQRADARQPDDSPESPARRALLGLMAASAALAGAGCSGPPQEAIVPYVDMPEGAPLGNPVFYATAVVRDGYAHGVLVQSREGRPIKVEGNPGHPVSRGATDAYAQAVILQLWDPDRSNAIVNGGDIAAWQAFREALAQRRAAWDRNGGAGLRVLTGTVTSPTLLRQLEALRQRYPAMRWHRHDPLHDAAADAGNRQAWGAPIAPLYRLDRARIVAAYGADLFGAGPGAIRCAGDFMATRGDNPARGRLYVLEAAPTLTGAVADERRALRPDEIEAALRRLAMALQMPGASAQLGETPTAWDRQLAKALRVHVGASLVVAGPGLSAPAHALAWAINAALGNIGETVTALPTPDPAPINALAAEMRDGRVDTLLILDANPVYDTPGAMRFADAMRHVPCSIHLGLYRDETGRAATWHLPRAHDFEDWSDARAADGTASIVQPLIAPLHAGRSPHTLLALLTDDSEITAYQAVRDTWRAAWTGTDLAGDVEARWTESLRTGVVAGSALAPLTRDRLAPPESLWRAAMASPGAMQPDDAPAARRPGETHETGIQPESAPALLALFAADASAGTGAWANNAWLQELPRPLTQITWDNAAVMAPETARDLGVQEGDVVRLLAAPNVHGPEPASLSAPAGTASPAGEPPSIEVPVFILPGQAPGVVSLALGYGRRAAGRVGDGVGVDVYPLAPLDGQGMPQAVARVRVRATGRRHAFARAQRETSMHDREMVRVVPPGERAGEEKTQPSLYPPVDYPDYAWAMTVDLDACIGCKACTVACQAENNIPTVGKEEVARGRIMHWLRVDVYHDERPPQQAHRAPQEVLPQAQSEQRRQAPRTLFQPVPCMHCENAPCEEVCPVGATVHDSEGLNAQVYNRCVGTRFCSNNCPYKVRRFNFYAYSDESESSAARANPEVTVRRRGVMEKCTYCVQRISRARIEAEKAGRAIRDGDVVTACEAACPTRAIVFGDLNDPSSRVNASRRSPRRYALLEELNTRPRTTYLARVEDLSARLESGDG; translated from the coding sequence ATGAACCGCCACGCACCCTTCATCCCCCTCCAGCGCGCCGATGCGCGGCAACCTGACGACAGTCCGGAAAGCCCCGCGCGCCGCGCCTTGCTGGGCCTGATGGCGGCATCGGCGGCGCTGGCAGGCGCGGGCTGCAGCGGGCCCCCGCAGGAGGCGATCGTCCCTTATGTCGACATGCCGGAAGGCGCGCCCCTGGGCAATCCGGTGTTCTATGCCACCGCGGTGGTCCGGGACGGCTACGCACATGGCGTATTGGTGCAGAGCCGCGAAGGCAGGCCCATCAAGGTGGAAGGCAATCCCGGCCATCCCGTCAGCCGCGGGGCCACCGACGCGTACGCCCAGGCCGTGATCCTGCAGCTTTGGGACCCCGACCGCTCCAATGCCATCGTCAACGGGGGAGACATCGCCGCCTGGCAGGCGTTTCGCGAGGCCCTGGCGCAGCGACGCGCCGCCTGGGACAGGAACGGTGGCGCCGGCCTGCGGGTACTGACGGGGACGGTGACGTCACCCACGCTGTTGCGGCAACTCGAAGCCTTGCGGCAACGCTATCCCGCCATGCGCTGGCACCGGCACGACCCGCTGCACGACGCCGCCGCGGACGCCGGCAATCGCCAGGCGTGGGGCGCGCCGATCGCCCCGCTATACCGGCTGGACCGCGCGCGCATCGTCGCCGCCTACGGCGCGGACCTCTTCGGCGCCGGCCCGGGCGCCATCCGCTGCGCCGGGGACTTCATGGCGACGCGCGGCGACAACCCGGCGCGGGGCCGGCTGTATGTGCTCGAGGCCGCCCCGACGCTGACGGGGGCCGTTGCGGACGAACGGCGAGCCCTGCGGCCGGACGAGATCGAAGCAGCGCTGCGCCGGCTCGCCATGGCGCTGCAGATGCCGGGCGCGTCTGCACAGCTCGGCGAGACGCCCACCGCCTGGGACCGCCAGTTGGCAAAGGCGCTGCGCGTACACGTCGGCGCCTCGCTGGTGGTCGCCGGTCCGGGACTCTCCGCGCCGGCGCATGCGCTGGCGTGGGCGATCAATGCGGCGCTGGGCAATATCGGGGAAACGGTGACTGCCCTGCCGACGCCGGACCCTGCACCCATCAACGCGCTGGCCGCCGAGATGCGCGACGGGCGTGTCGATACGCTACTGATCCTCGACGCGAATCCGGTCTACGACACCCCGGGGGCGATGCGTTTCGCAGACGCGATGCGGCACGTGCCCTGCAGCATCCATCTGGGGCTGTACCGCGATGAAACGGGACGCGCCGCCACATGGCATTTGCCGCGCGCGCATGACTTCGAGGACTGGAGCGACGCGCGCGCCGCCGACGGCACGGCCAGCATCGTGCAGCCGCTGATCGCTCCATTGCATGCCGGCCGCTCGCCACACACCCTGCTCGCCCTGCTGACGGACGACAGTGAAATCACGGCATACCAGGCGGTGCGCGACACTTGGCGGGCCGCGTGGACGGGAACCGATTTGGCCGGCGACGTCGAGGCGCGATGGACGGAAAGCCTGCGCACCGGTGTCGTGGCGGGCAGCGCGCTCGCGCCATTGACGCGCGACCGTTTGGCGCCGCCGGAGTCGCTATGGCGAGCTGCCATGGCTTCGCCGGGCGCGATGCAGCCGGACGACGCGCCCGCAGCCAGGCGCCCGGGCGAAACCCACGAAACCGGGATCCAGCCGGAAAGCGCCCCGGCGCTCCTCGCTTTGTTCGCGGCCGATGCCTCGGCCGGCACCGGCGCCTGGGCCAACAATGCCTGGCTGCAGGAGCTGCCTCGGCCGCTCACCCAGATCACTTGGGACAATGCCGCCGTCATGGCGCCGGAGACCGCGCGCGATCTGGGCGTGCAAGAGGGTGACGTGGTGCGGCTGCTCGCCGCGCCGAACGTCCACGGCCCGGAGCCGGCGTCCCTGTCAGCCCCGGCCGGGACGGCCTCGCCAGCCGGCGAACCGCCATCCATCGAGGTCCCCGTCTTCATCCTGCCCGGGCAAGCGCCGGGCGTGGTCAGCCTGGCGCTGGGCTATGGCAGGCGGGCCGCGGGCCGCGTGGGCGACGGCGTCGGCGTCGACGTGTATCCGCTGGCGCCGCTTGACGGCCAGGGCATGCCGCAAGCCGTCGCGCGCGTCCGCGTACGGGCAACCGGCCGCCGCCATGCCTTCGCGCGCGCACAGCGGGAAACCTCCATGCACGACAGAGAGATGGTGCGGGTGGTGCCGCCCGGCGAGCGCGCCGGGGAGGAAAAGACGCAGCCCTCGCTGTATCCGCCCGTGGACTACCCTGACTACGCGTGGGCCATGACCGTGGACCTGGACGCCTGTATCGGCTGCAAGGCCTGCACCGTTGCGTGCCAGGCTGAAAACAATATCCCGACGGTCGGGAAGGAAGAAGTGGCGCGCGGCCGCATCATGCACTGGCTGCGCGTGGACGTGTATCACGACGAGCGGCCCCCACAACAGGCACATCGGGCGCCGCAGGAAGTCCTGCCGCAAGCGCAATCCGAACAACGGCGGCAAGCGCCGCGCACGCTGTTCCAGCCGGTTCCCTGCATGCATTGCGAGAACGCGCCGTGCGAGGAAGTCTGCCCGGTGGGCGCCACTGTGCACGACAGCGAAGGGCTGAACGCCCAGGTCTACAACCGCTGCGTCGGCACGCGCTTCTGTTCCAACAACTGCCCGTACAAGGTGCGCCGCTTCAACTTCTATGCGTACAGCGACGAGTCCGAGTCCAGCGCCGCGCGCGCGAACCCGGAAGTCACCGTGCGGCGGCGCGGCGTCATGGAAAAGTGCACCTACTGCGTGCAGCGCATCAGCCGCGCGCGGATCGAGGCAGAGAAAGCCGGCCGTGCCATCCGCGACGGGGATGTCGTCACCGCTTGCGAAGCCGCCTGCCCGACGCGGGCCATCGTCTTCGGCGATCTCAACGACCCGTCCAGCCGGGTCAATGCCAGCCGGCGCTCGCCGCGCCGCTACGCCTTGCTCGAAGAACTGAACACGCGCCCGCGCACCACCTATCTGGCCCGCGTGGAGGACTTGTCCGCGCGTCTGGAGTCCGGCGATGGCTGA
- the nrfD gene encoding NrfD/PsrC family molybdoenzyme membrane anchor subunit, which translates to MAESYGSISDRIAQIVLAPSGAGRPPWTRSWRWRAAFGATFAGTLVFMGASAWLFAKGVGLWGVNIPVAWGFALANFVWWIGIGHAGTFISAVLLLLRQRWRTSINRFAEAMTLFAAGIAGLFPILHLGRPWFFYWLIPYPNRMDLWPQWRSPLVWDIFAISTYLIVSLLFWYVGLIPDLATLRDRATTRFKRLAYGLFALGWRGEARHWARYDTAYLLLAGLATPLVVSVHTVVSLDFAIGNTPGYHSTIFPPYFVAGALYSGFAMVLTLAIPLRHVFRLHDYITGRHLALAGKVLLATGALVAYGYLAEIFTAFYSGDEFEIAMTVDRWTGAYAPVYWGLILCNVVLPQALWWQRVRHSAAALFAISLIINLGMWMERFLIVVQSTHRDFMPSAWGLFVPTAWDWLFLAGSIATFAWLFLMFVRFLPLISITEMRELQHETGRTSAT; encoded by the coding sequence ATGGCTGAATCCTACGGCAGCATCTCCGACCGCATCGCGCAGATCGTGCTGGCGCCTTCGGGCGCCGGCCGCCCGCCGTGGACGCGAAGCTGGCGCTGGCGGGCGGCGTTCGGCGCCACCTTCGCCGGCACGCTGGTCTTCATGGGCGCCAGCGCGTGGCTGTTCGCCAAGGGCGTGGGGTTGTGGGGCGTCAATATTCCGGTGGCCTGGGGCTTCGCGCTGGCCAACTTCGTCTGGTGGATCGGCATCGGCCACGCGGGCACCTTCATTTCGGCCGTGCTGCTTCTGCTGCGCCAGCGCTGGCGCACGTCGATCAACCGCTTCGCCGAGGCGATGACGCTGTTCGCCGCGGGCATCGCGGGCCTCTTTCCGATCCTGCATCTGGGCCGGCCCTGGTTTTTCTATTGGCTGATCCCGTATCCGAACCGCATGGACCTGTGGCCGCAGTGGCGCAGCCCGCTGGTCTGGGACATCTTTGCCATCAGCACGTATTTGATCGTGTCGCTGCTGTTTTGGTATGTCGGCCTGATCCCCGATCTGGCCACCCTGCGCGATCGCGCCACCACACGGTTCAAGCGGCTCGCCTATGGCCTGTTCGCGCTGGGGTGGCGGGGAGAAGCGCGGCATTGGGCACGCTACGACACCGCCTATCTGCTGCTGGCCGGCCTGGCGACGCCGCTGGTGGTGTCCGTGCACACCGTGGTCTCGCTGGACTTTGCCATCGGCAATACGCCGGGCTACCACTCCACCATTTTTCCGCCCTATTTCGTCGCCGGCGCCTTGTATTCGGGCTTCGCGATGGTGCTGACCCTGGCCATCCCGCTGCGGCATGTGTTCCGGCTGCATGACTACATCACGGGCCGCCACCTGGCGCTGGCCGGCAAAGTGCTGCTGGCCACCGGCGCCCTGGTCGCCTACGGCTACCTGGCGGAGATCTTCACGGCCTTCTACAGCGGCGACGAATTCGAAATCGCCATGACGGTGGACCGCTGGACCGGCGCCTACGCCCCTGTCTATTGGGGTTTGATCCTGTGCAACGTCGTCCTGCCGCAGGCGTTGTGGTGGCAACGCGTCCGGCACAGCGCGGCGGCCCTGTTCGCGATCAGTCTGATCATCAATCTGGGCATGTGGATGGAGCGCTTCCTGATCGTGGTGCAAAGCACGCATCGCGACTTCATGCCTTCGGCATGGGGCCTGTTCGTGCCGACGGCCTGGGATTGGCTGTTCCTGGCCGGCTCCATCGCCACGTTCGCCTGGCTGTTCCTGATGTTCGTGCGCTTCCTGCCGCTTATCTCGATTACGGAGATGCGCGAACTCCAACACGAAACGGGGAGGACGAGCGCCACATGA
- a CDS encoding DUF3341 domain-containing protein yields the protein MSSAPYGLMAEFDAPGKLLDAARAARAAGYGALEAYSPFKIEGLAETLGFTRSAVPLATLLGGLAGGTGGYALQWYAAAIDLPLNVGGRPLHSWPMFIPATFELTILCAALAAVGAMLWGNGLPRLNHPVFDTPDFDLASRNRFFLCVRCAGSESSDETRSMRTFLATLDPIAIREVPR from the coding sequence ATGAGCAGCGCCCCGTATGGCCTGATGGCCGAATTCGATGCGCCGGGAAAGCTCCTGGACGCCGCGCGCGCCGCGCGCGCGGCCGGTTATGGCGCGCTGGAAGCCTACAGCCCTTTCAAAATCGAAGGGCTGGCCGAAACGCTGGGCTTTACGCGTAGCGCGGTGCCCCTGGCCACCCTGCTGGGCGGCCTGGCTGGCGGCACGGGCGGGTATGCGTTGCAGTGGTATGCGGCGGCGATCGACCTGCCGCTCAATGTAGGGGGCCGGCCGCTGCACAGCTGGCCTATGTTCATTCCCGCCACCTTCGAACTGACCATTCTGTGCGCCGCGCTGGCCGCCGTCGGCGCCATGCTGTGGGGCAACGGCCTGCCGCGGCTGAACCACCCCGTGTTCGACACGCCGGATTTCGATCTGGCCTCGCGCAACCGCTTTTTCCTCTGCGTGCGCTGCGCCGGCAGCGAAAGCTCGGACGAAACCCGGTCCATGCGGACGTTCCTGGCGACGCTGGACCCCATCGCGATTCGCGAGGTGCCGCGATGA
- a CDS encoding c-type cytochrome — MRTAVSLLAAALLALAGCERARQDMYDQPRGKPDRESSLFPDGKLSRMPPAGAVPHAHGPVALSSSGRRGADETREQALADAAPAMPYPITPALLRRGQDRYGIYCMPCHSPVGDGDGRVVERGFPAPPTYHEDRLRHAPDRHIYDVISQGFGAMRPYGDRLAPSDRWAIVAFVRALQLSQHAPVDDLPDDVRQRARRQLDTGDRHGP, encoded by the coding sequence ATGAGGACGGCCGTATCGCTGCTCGCGGCCGCATTGCTCGCCTTGGCCGGATGCGAACGCGCCAGGCAGGATATGTACGACCAGCCCCGGGGCAAGCCTGACCGGGAGAGCAGCCTGTTCCCGGATGGCAAGCTGTCGCGCATGCCCCCAGCCGGCGCGGTGCCGCACGCGCACGGCCCCGTGGCGCTGTCCTCCAGCGGCCGCCGGGGCGCCGATGAAACCCGCGAGCAGGCACTGGCCGACGCCGCGCCCGCCATGCCCTATCCCATCACGCCGGCGCTGCTGCGGCGGGGCCAGGACCGCTACGGCATCTATTGCATGCCTTGCCACAGCCCGGTCGGGGACGGCGACGGCCGCGTCGTGGAACGCGGGTTTCCGGCGCCGCCCACATACCACGAGGACCGCCTGCGCCACGCTCCGGACCGGCACATCTACGACGTCATCAGCCAGGGCTTCGGCGCGATGCGTCCGTATGGCGACCGTCTCGCACCGTCGGACCGCTGGGCGATCGTGGCGTTCGTGCGCGCCCTGCAACTGAGCCAGCATGCGCCGGTGGACGACTTGCCCGACGACGTGCGGCAACGCGCGCGCCGTCAACTGGACACAGGAGACCGGCATGGCCCATGA
- a CDS encoding SCO family protein produces the protein MKARRAMHAISRRLRALWAACLLLCFAPWAQAGPPAPPQLAFTQRLGQALPLDAAFTDSAGHAVALREYFGTRPVVLVLGYYRCPMLCSTVMDGILESLRGVGVDYEAVAISIDARETPADAAPKYAAYRGLLEPERADRLHLLTGGAQAIRDVARATGFPYRHDPESGQFGHPAGFMVVTPDGVISRYFPGVRFQARDVRLALVEAAGGRVGSLADRLVLLCSHYDPQLGRYDAAVMQLARGVGIVTALVLAAVVMTARRRRRR, from the coding sequence ATGAAAGCCAGGCGCGCCATGCACGCGATATCGCGGCGCCTGCGAGCATTGTGGGCGGCGTGCCTGCTGCTTTGCTTCGCGCCGTGGGCCCAGGCGGGCCCGCCCGCCCCGCCCCAGCTCGCGTTCACGCAACGCCTCGGACAAGCCCTGCCCCTGGACGCCGCGTTCACCGATAGCGCGGGACATGCCGTGGCGCTGCGCGAGTACTTCGGCACGCGCCCTGTCGTCCTGGTGCTGGGCTATTACCGCTGTCCCATGCTTTGCAGCACGGTGATGGACGGCATCCTGGAAAGCCTGCGCGGCGTCGGCGTGGACTATGAAGCCGTGGCGATCAGCATCGACGCCCGCGAAACGCCGGCCGACGCCGCGCCGAAGTACGCAGCCTATCGGGGCCTGCTGGAGCCGGAACGCGCGGACCGCCTGCATCTGCTGACGGGCGGCGCGCAAGCCATCCGCGACGTGGCCCGCGCCACGGGATTTCCCTATCGCCACGATCCGGAAAGCGGCCAGTTCGGACATCCCGCGGGCTTCATGGTCGTCACACCGGACGGCGTCATCTCGCGCTACTTCCCTGGGGTGCGGTTTCAGGCGCGCGACGTCAGGCTTGCCCTGGTGGAGGCCGCCGGCGGCCGCGTCGGATCCCTGGCCGACAGACTGGTGCTGCTGTGTTCGCATTACGACCCGCAGCTGGGCCGCTACGATGCCGCCGTCATGCAACTGGCCCGCGGCGTGGGCATCGTCACGGCCCTGGTTCTGGCGGCCGTGGTCATGACGGCGCGGCGGCGGAGGCGGCGATGA